AATGTTTTAATGCAATAATTCAGTACATTGTGGGTCATCATCTATATTATAGCTCATTTGTGAACAATAAAGACTAGTACATTCATATTACtctacatcatttttttttttcagtaatgtgtgaaTAAGTTTAGCTGAACTGGATATGCTAATTTAGAGGGGGAGATATCAAATTTATTTAGCCTTGGACAATACTTATTTGGTACAACCAAATAAggtgaattaaaataaataaataaaatgaacaaagtcGTGCACTTGTTGTCCATGATTAAAAGTAACAACACGTACCTGCACTCCGTTGCTCCTCACATTTTCCAGTGAACGCATAAGAACCAGAGAACCGTGTCTATGGCCTGTTTGTACTCCTCTTTTATAGTAGTCATCTTCAGTAAACAGTTGTGGTAAAataatagagaaagaaagaagcagacaaagatgaaaagaaGTACCGGATCAGAGTGACTTCTGTTAAAGCCACTCCTCTGACCCTCGCTAATCCACTTAGGGTCAGGATTTAGTGAAACCCTCCAGGGCCACATAGGCCAACCTCAACCTAGACGGCAACAACAGAACATTTCTCCTCACCGACCTGTCCTCTTTCtgtgtgctctttctctccatgaTCCCAAGGCATCCCagtgtcatttctttttaaaaaataaatgtacatatcCACCTCAAGACATGAAGTAGATCAGTTTGTTGTTTAACTGTGGAACAAGGACTTGATGGTCACATGAAACTATCATAAACCAGAAAAATTTGGCCAGTTCAACTTGTCAGAAACAGAGCAATAAGTGTttggttatttgttttatggGCGACGTCAGTACATTGGATAACAGTTGCAATGGCATATGTGTCTCATCCTCTCACTATCTCGTCTGCCAAGGAAGTGTCAATGTGGCTAGCATCTCACCTTATGCCCTGCTTCTCTTGAGCATTGCTACAGtcagactgctgtgtttttgtgctgcCTGGTCGAAAGATTATCTAGTTATGTCTAGTTGTAGGTAATCAGCCATTTCTCCTGGACCTACACTTCAGAACTTAAGTATGAAGTAAACCATGTTGACCTAAGTGTGGACTACTCTAAACCGTTGtgaatttatttctgtctgatTCACTTGTACCCGACGTTTTAACACAGTGACAAGCAGTAGTACCATCTGTCGTGGGCACAGCAAACTATACAGTTACACAAGGAACACCTAGCTTAAGGGTGGTAAATTAACTGCTCTTCACAAGACGTTCGTTACTGACGGGATAAGAACACGAACATTTTTAGACCTTAATTGCACCATAATGAAAGActattttaaaatttgtatgGGTCGAGATATATTCGTCCATTCAGCAAACAGCCAACCACAAGACAGTTCATAGCGGCTGTCTGGGTATAATTAGCATAAACAGCACTATACCCTGGCGTTGACAAGCTCGGTGACTAACTCTCTTTCCCCTTAGCAGATGGGAGATTGTGAGAGCTACTGCGCACGCGTGTACCGTTCAGTTCGAATCAcagagaagcaaagagagagaccatggCCCTTGACAATTTCCTTTTCGGTCAGtgcattctttattttttggCGTTTCTATTTGGTTTCATTGCGGTCGTGCCGCTATCGGAAAACGGCGATGACTTTCAGGGgaaatgtttactgtttactcagGGAATGTGGCAGAATGAGAACATGACGATAGGTAAACAGCGCTTTATAGTAGAGGAATGGGGACCCGAGTCGTCCTGCCGCTTCATTACTTTCGTGGGCATCGTTTCCCTCATCCTCTCTGCCGTCCAAGTGTGGCGGAcgtttttcttcctctgcaaAGGTCACGACGAGTAAGTGCATTGTTTTTGTAGTGTCAATGACAAGCGAGTGTAAACCTAACAAGacgtctgtaaaaaaaaaaaaaaaagaaaaagaaaaaaagacgtgATCCTTTCCTGTCAGTGTAAACGATCTGTCACATCTTGTCTTAatgagatttcattttaaaataacatttcgACTGAtaggctttatttatttattttttgtcataaTCATTTTGTATTATTACAAATGGCTGCTGCTGATTCTGGAATTATAACCTTTTGAAGGATACTATTTATATCAAGGAGCCATGTGACATGGACTATTCAGGctggagaaaaggagggagaataCACATCAGTGAATGCATATATTCATCACAATACTCAACTTAAGTCTTTGTATTATATAACCCTAATAACTTGTGTATTTCCAATAGTTTATTTGAACATATAGGCAAAAGTTGTTGTGTTGCCTAGGTTGCATGTAAATGTGCAGATGTGCAGTTAATGGACATTGATCCTGTATATTTACTGTCTCCACCTTTTCCTCACAGCTCGTTCTTCCATGCCTTTTTAAACCTTCTTCTGAGCTCTCTggtggtgtttgtggtttttgtgGCTGGTACCATCTCCAGTGTGGGCTTTAGTGCTTGGTGCGACACCATCACTGAAAATGGAGCCCTGCCTAGCAGGTGAGTCTGCTGGTCTTTATTCTTTACCTTCTACTgcactggtctctctctctctctctctctttcatacacacacacacacacacacacacacacacacacacatctgcactgTTTGTCATCACAAACCTAtgcattaatattcataaaggACTGTTAGTCATCGCTGTAACTGTTGAGGCCAGCTAAATGAACATCTTGTCTTTTTACTGTGTATATCTTTTTCAGCTGTGAGGACCTTCAGGATACTGATTTGGAACTTGGCTTGGACAATTCCTCTTTTTATGATCAGTTTGCCATTGCACAAGTAAGCACTTAGTTAATAGACAGGCTGCTAAGAACATTTAGTAGAACTTATGAACAT
This sequence is a window from Chanos chanos chromosome 4, fChaCha1.1, whole genome shotgun sequence. Protein-coding genes within it:
- the tmem179aa gene encoding transmembrane protein 179 — its product is MALDNFLFGQCILYFLAFLFGFIAVVPLSENGDDFQGKCLLFTQGMWQNENMTIGKQRFIVEEWGPESSCRFITFVGIVSLILSAVQVWRTFFFLCKGHDDSFFHAFLNLLLSSLVVFVVFVAGTISSVGFSAWCDTITENGALPSSCEDLQDTDLELGLDNSSFYDQFAIAQFGLWSAWLTWLGLTVLAFLKVYRNHRHQDLLDSLVHEKELLLSRSRRGSDVHDRNAMI